From the genome of Phalacrocorax aristotelis chromosome 15, bGulAri2.1, whole genome shotgun sequence, one region includes:
- the LOC142064767 gene encoding septin-2, which yields MSQSGEKVKFSDSAGYVGFANLPNQVHRKSVKKGFEFTLMVVGESGLGKSTLINSLFLTDLYPERYIPGAAEKIERTVQIEASTVEIEERGVKLRLTVVDTPGYGDAINSQDCFKTIIQYIDNQFERYLHDESGLNRRHIIDNRVHCCFYFISPFGHGLKPLDVEFMKALHGKVNIVPVIAKADTLTLKERERLKRRVLDEISEHGIRIYQLPDADSDEDEEFKEQTRVLKASIPFAVIGSNQLIEVKGKKIRGRLYPWGVVEVENPEHNDFLKLRTMLVTHMQDLQEVTQDLHYENFRSEKLKRTGKPVEEEVVDKDRILQQKEAELRRMQEMIAQMQAQMRMKPGDD from the exons ATGTCTCAGTCGGGTGAAAAAGTCAAG TTTTCCGACTCAGCAGGCTATGTGGGATTCGCTAATCTGCCCAACCAGGTTCACAGGAAGTCTGTGAAGAAGGGCTTTGAATTCACCCTGATGGTGGTTG gTGAGTCTGGCTTGGGAAAATCCACTTTAATTAATAGTCTGTTCCTGACTGATCTGTATCCAGAACGTTATATACCTGGAGCTGCAG agaaaatagAGAGAACAGTTCAAATCGAAGCTTCTACAGTAGAGATAGAGGAGCGAGGGGTGAAACTGCGCTTGACAGTAGTTGACACACCAGGATACGGAGATGCCATTAACAGCCAGGACTG CTTCAAAACAATTATCCAGTACATTGACAACCAGTTTGAAAGATACCTGCATGATGAGAGCGGTCTAAACAGGCGCCACATTATAGACAACAGAGTCCATTGCTGTTTTTACTTCATCTCTCCCTTTGGGCATGG ACTGAAGCCATTAGATGTAGAATTCATGAAGGCTCTTCATGGAAAAGTCAATATTGTTCCTGTGATTGCCAAGGCCGACACACTGACgctgaaggagagagaaaggctgaagagaaGA GTCCTGGATGAGATTTCTGAACATGGCATTAGGATCTATCAGCTCCCTGATGCAGATTCTGATGAAGATGAGGAGTTTAAAGAACAAACCAGAGTTTTAAAG GCTAGTATTCCCTTTGCTGTTATTGGATCCAACCAACTTATTGaggtgaaagggaaaaaaatccgaGGCCGTCTGTATCCCTGGGGAGTTGTTGAAGTTGAAAATCCAGAGCACAATGATTTCCTTAAACTGCGCACAATGCTGGT AACACACATGCAGGACCTGCAGGAGGTGACCCAAGATTTGCACTACGAGAACTTCCGTTCGGAGAAGCTAAAACGAACTGGCAA GCCTGTCGAAGAAGAAGTGGTAGACAAGGATAGAATCCTCCAGCAGAAAGAGGCTGAG